A window of the Bacteroides thetaiotaomicron VPI-5482 genome harbors these coding sequences:
- a CDS encoding YecH family metal-binding protein, with protein sequence MEQLHAHEVLHMMEGNSYTEASLRAAIVEKFGEHQRFYTCSADNMEVDELIGFLKRKGKFMPAGEEFTVDISKVCSH encoded by the coding sequence ATGGAACAGTTACATGCACACGAAGTCCTTCACATGATGGAGGGAAATAGTTATACTGAGGCATCTCTGAGGGCTGCAATCGTAGAGAAGTTTGGCGAACATCAGCGTTTTTATACTTGTTCGGCAGATAATATGGAAGTAGACGAACTGATCGGATTTCTTAAACGAAAAGGGAAGTTCATGCCTGCCGGTGAGGAATTTACGGTCGATATCAGTAAGGTATGCAGTCATTGA